TCCAAAAATCCCTGAATCTGGTCAGCATGCAAGTCAATGGTAATCAACCGGTCAATACCTGTTGTCGTCAACAGGTTTGTCAGCATTTTAGAGCCGATGGAAACACGGGGTTTATCTTTCCGGTCTTGCCGGGCATATCCAAAATAAGGAATGACTGCCACAATTTTACGCGCCGATGCCCTTTTAGCGGCATCAATCATCATAAGGAGTTCCAGAATATTGTCGGCCGGAGGAAAAGTAGACTGAATAATAAATACATCCCGCCCCCGGATATTTTCCTCATAAGAAGTTTGAAATTCTCCGTCAGAAAAATGAATCACTTCCGATTTGCCAAGGGTGGTTCCGTAAGCTTCAGCTATTTTTTCCGCAAGATATCTGCTTTGCCGGCCGGAAAAAATTTTTACCAATGGGTCCTGCATGATGATTTTACTCGTTGAAATGCGGTGCAAAAGTAATATAAAAAAAGATGTAAACCACAGCTTTTTTAATTTTTGACTTTTTTTAAGTGGTTTATCTTACAGGCATTTACAGAATCCGCACAACGAAATTCTTCGGATCTCTCCAAACTACTGTTTTAAAACCACTTTCATATAAACCGGATTGTGATCACTGTCGGCAAAATTCAAATCAATGGTTTTTACACGAACAAGTTTCACGTTAGGCGAAAGAACAAAATAATCGATGGTCGTTGTTCCGTTTTCGCCTTTCACAAACGGTTGATAGTTTTGTCGGTTGCTGGGTGCCGTAGCATCATACGCCCATTTCCACGATGGCGGAAAAGTTTTGTCGCTCATTTGCACCTTTGTAGGCACAAACCGGTTTCCATCATAATTTCCCTTGGGTTTAAAATGCGGCGGATTGGCATTCCAGTCGCCTCCGGCAATGACATAATTTCCTTTAGAATATTCTTCCAGCATTTTATTTTTCAGGATGTTCAATTCTTTTACCCGCAACAAACTATCATAAATATAAGCCGAATTATGGGTATTCATTATCACCAAATCTTTTCCGTTGGCCAACGGAAAACGGGTAAGAATAAAACAACGGTCGAGCAAAAACAGTTTTTGCGGCCAGGGGGCAATCAGCGGATAAGCATATCGTACCGCTTCATCGTAAGGATAGTCTGTAAAAGTCATGAGTCCGCCTTTTACTGCTCCCAGCGGGTCATACCACGGTACCGGAACAAATTTACATTTGTAATTGTACGCAAAAATGGCATGGCTTCCCTTTTTGGCCTTCGAAATGGCTTTTACCTCATTAATATTATACGAACGATGGGAATGCTGGTCCACTTCCTGAACAAACCAAAAATCAATGGAATCGTGTGACGAAACAAAATGTTCTATTCCTTTTAAATATTTTTCCACCATTTTTTTGGGCGGACGAACTTTTTTCCCTCCATCATAAAAGAAATCCATTTCAGCCCCCAACCCGGCATAGCCGATATTCCAGGTCATCAGATTAAACGTATCTTTATCAACAGGTTCAATTGTAGCATTCGCTTGTTGCATAAGGTTAACCACTTTTGCCGGATGATAATCGGTAAGTGTAATGTAAACCAGAAAACCGACAAATAAAATCACTATAAAAAGGACAACAAACAAAAGACCTTTGAAAAATTTTTTCATGGGTACTGGGGTTAAAAAATTCAAAATTTGGGCTAAGTTACAAAAAAACAGTCAGATTAAAGGGACTTCTTCCCACATTCCATCTTTCAGAAAAACCACCGATCGGATCCCCATTTCCAAAAGGCGGTTTGCTGCTTCGTCCACCAACAGATTCAACTCATCGGGATGATGGGCATCCGACGAAATCAATACCGGAATCTTCATCTCTTTTACCTGTCGCAAGGTCTCTCCATCAGGGAAAAAGGCTTGTGCCCGTTTTTTGTATTTCCCTCGCGTATTTATCTCTACCACCAAATCTTTTTCTTTGATCAACTGCAAGGTTTCAGTCACCAGATTCCGGTACCATTTTTCATCTTCCCGAAAAAAACGTCCGGCATTGTGCATCTTAATTTTATCCATATGCCCGACAATTTCGAACGGCTGGGTTTCAATCATTCGATTCACCTGAGAAAAATAGGTTTTTACTGCTTTCCGGATATCGCCGCCAAAGAGCTGCTGTAAACCATCGTCATACCTTTTTCTTTCCGGTCCGTCAATAAACCAGAGCCTTTCATCGCCATCAGGCCGAACCAGATGTACCGAGCCTATGGCATAATCGAGCAAAAGTTTCTTACGCCAGAAAGCAAAATTTTCGGAGAAACCGGGAACAAAATCAAATTCAAGCGCCCGGAACAGCTTTATTTTGCCGGCATAAAGTTCTTTTAACCGGGCTGTTTCACGAACATAGGCATCTCCTTTTTCTGCTTTAAGCGAAAAAGGAGTAGAAAAAGGTAAAGGAGAATGTTCGGAGAAACCAAGTGCCTGAAAACCCAATAAAACTGCTTTTTTTACATAATCTTCCGGAACAGCACGACCATCCGAAAAATCAGAATGTACATGCAACTGATAATTAATCATCATTATTTTTTATTCTACTGGCGAAGATAATTTATAAACCATTACCGGGAACCGGCAACGGGTTTATTCTTTCCGGAAAGAAAAATAAAATCGAGCAAAGCAAAAAGCAACTGGCGTGATATGTCAAAAAAATCCAGGCCATGCAACATTTCTTCCGGTGATTGAATAAATATCCCTTCTTGGTTTATCTCTTCCTCGCCGTTTTCGATCAACAGCTGCACATTTTCCGGTTTTACTTCCCAGTGAAATTGCAGGCCAAAAACCTGGTCGTTCCAAACAAAAGCCTGATTTTGCGTGGCTTCTGAAGAAAACAGAGAAACAGCATCTGCAGGAATATCAAAAGTTTCGCCATGCCAGTGAAAAGCCGGTAACGTGTTCTCAGGAAACAAATTTAAAAGCGGATGTTTCGAAAAAGCATTTTTTTGTACCGGGAACCATCCGATTTCTTTTTGTGCATTCGGATAAACTTTTGCTCCGAGCAATTCGGCCAACAACTGGGCTCCAAGGCAGATTCCCATCACGGGTTTTCCGGTTTTCAGCCACTTTTTCAGGAAAGATTTTTCCTGTGTCAGCCAAGGAAAACGGGCCGTATCCTGAATGCTCATCGGTCCTCCCAGCAAAATTAAGCCATCCGGTTTCGCGGGAGGGGGAAACGCTTCATGATCAAAAATCCGGGTGATCTGAACATCAACCTTTCTTTGTTGTGCCCAGTCAGTAATAAAACCCGGCATTTCAAAAGCAGCATGCTGAAAGATGAATAATTGCATAAACGCTTTATTTCTACAAAAATAGAGAATTTTTACAGGAATTTTACCCGGTTTTTATAAACCACGAATATTCTTTAATTTTGAAAAGAATATTTTGTCATTTTTGTATCTATGTTTAAAAAACTGCTTTTTCCGTTTTTATTCTTTTTGGGACTGCAACTTCAGGCACAAACTTTTACCGATATTCAGGCCCGGTTGACCGGCGTGAGTGGCAGTGCCTGCAATTGGATTGATTATGATCAGGACGGTGATCTAGATGTAATGGTAACCGGAGAATTCTACAAAGGATCCCATCATTTCATTAGTACAGAATTTTATCGCAATGACCGGCACGACCATTTTACCCGGATTATCACGCCGGTAAAAAATGTCTACCGAGGCGCATTCGACTGGGCAGATGAAGATTTGGACGGAGATGAAGACCTGTTCATCACCGGCGAAGACGTCAACGGACGCAGTATAGCTTTGCTTTATCTTAATAACAAACGGACATCCCAGTTTATTCCTGTAAATGTGGGTATTCCCGGATTGAAAGACGGTTCGGTGCAATGGGGCGATTTTGACGGCGACGGCGACCCCGATTTGCTGCTTACCGGCGAAAGCGCCAACGGACCGGTAACCTGGATTTACCGAAACGACCGGCACAATCATTTTACCCGGATTCATGCCGGTTTGCCCGGCGTACATTTCGGCACAGCCAAATGGGCAGATATCGATCAGGATGGTGATTTGGATGTTCTTGTTACCGGCACACTGGCATCCGGAAAATATATTACCGCCATCTTTGTCAACCAAAACGGAAAATTTACCCGTCTTCCGGTCAATTTCATTCCACTGAGCTTAAGCAACGCTGCTTTTGCCGATGAAGACCTGGATGGGGATCTGGACTTCGTGATTTGCGGAGAAACCCAGGACGGACGCTTTGTTACCAAGCTGTATAAAAATGACGGGGACGGAAACTTTTCTCTTGCTTTTCCGGGACTGATCGGCGTACGCACCGGTTCGGTGGCCTGGGGTGATTTTGATCACGACGGCGATCCCGACTTGCTTATAACCGGAGAAGCAGCCAGTGGCCCGGTTTCACGCATTTTCCGGAATGACCGCAATGATGTATTTACCGACATCCATGCCGGCTTGATCGGTCTTTATATGAGTGATGGACATTTTGGTGATTATGATAATGATGGTGATTTAGATGTTATCATTTCCGGAATGTCTTCACAATACGGATTTTACACTAAAATTTACCGTAACGATCCTATTCGCGTAGACACCAGCCGGAAAGCAGCCGTTTCGCCTTCCAATACCGGCATTTTTACCTACAATACCAAAGTGCCACCCATGGCCAAAAACATCTACTTTTATGTGTATGCTTCGTGCTATTGTGATCTTTACGGTACAGGAAAAAAAGATTATCATGTCTTCTTCGGTCCGGTAAAAAAACAAACTTACGAATACGAATTACAAAGAAAATTCAATAAAATTATCCGGAAAGAGTTTCCGTTCTGGGTACAGTTTAATCAGGCTGATATTATCCAAAACGGATTTCCCACCCGTGCACAAGCTGAAAAATCGAGAAGCATTGCCATTCGGGAATACAAATCAAAAGGATTTAAGATCCATTTTCTGGAGTGGTAATTTAACCAGAAAAAGGGTTTCTGTGTTTGTTTAAAAAATGCCGGCAGCTTACTGCCGAAAACTTCTATTTTTGTACAAAAAAAATTTGCAGCAGTCTGTCCACATATCCTGGCGGTTTCTTTTGCCTGTTTTACTGTTCTGGCTTATCTCTACAGCCGGTTTTGCCCAGCGTAAAACCCGCATTCACATCCTGCATGCCGACCATTATTACTATAACGCCCGTTTTAACAAGAACATCACACAACTTATTGGTCATGTACGGCTCAAACAAGACTCTACTCTCTTTATTTGCGATAGTGCTTATCTTAATGATAAAGTCCGTAATCTTGATGCTTTTGGTCATGTACACATCAATGTAAATGATACGCTGAATATTTATGGCGACCGGTTACACTACAACGGAAAGACCCGTATCGGAGAACTTTTTGGTCATGTTAAACTGGAAGATCCGAAAGCTGTATTAACTACAGAGCATCTTGTATATAACCGGATAACCGGCATTGCTTTTTATGATGTGGGAGGAACCATTGTGTCAGACTCCAATGTTTTAAAAAGCCAGCGGGGAGATTATGATACCCGGAACAAAATCTTTTATTTCAAAAAAAATGTGGTGCTTACCAATCCTGACCAGGTAACCCATGCCGACACACTAATCTATCATACCATTACCCGAACGGCCTATTTCAAAGGGCCTACCCTGATTCAAGGAAACCACAGCACCGTACAATGTGTAGACGGCTGGTACAATACCATTTCCGGAATGGTTCAAATGCGAAAAAGACCGGAAATTGCCAGCGGCGAACAACAATTAACAGCCGACAGTATCTATTACAACAATCACACCGGTTTCGGGCGTGCCATGGGAAGTATTCAGGTATTGGACACGCTGCACAGTTTGCTTATCAAAGGCCGGCTGGCTGAAATCTGGAATAACCGCGGGGTGACTTTTGTTACCGACAGTGCCGTAGCCATTACTTACGACCAACAAGACTCCATGTTTTTGCATGCCGATACCTTGTGGGTTTATTTTGACCGGAAACACCACGCAAAAAAAATGCTGGCTTACCACTCGGTACGGTTTTACCGTACCGATCTGCAGGGAATGTGCGATTCACTGGCTTATGCTGTCAGCGATTCTACTATCCGGCTTTATCACACACCGGTCTTATGGACCGGAAAAAATCAGTTAACCGCCGATTCCATTTTTATTGTTACCCACAACAACCAGCTCGATTCGCTTACCATGTTTAATACCGCTTTCATTATTTCTTCTGATACGCTGGACAACTATAATCAGATCAAAGGCCGGAATATGACCGGGTATTTTCATCACAACCAAATTTACAAGGTAAAAGTGGATGGAAATGCCCAGTCGGTTTACTGGGTCAGAGGCGACGACAAGCACTTAATCGGGATTAACAAAGCAGAGGCCAGTTACATGGTCATTAAAGTAAAAAACAACCAGATAAAAGCCATTAACTACGTGGAACAGGCTTCGGAAACCATGTACCCCGAAAAAGATTTACCTCCGGAAGGCCGTATTTTAAAAGGCTTCTCGTGGATGGGAAAATGGCGGCCGCGTTCCAAATACGACATCTTCAGGAAACAGGAATAAAAAACCGGGAGACATCTACTAAAAAACAGAAAATTTCAAATACCGATGCGGATTTTCTTTCATGTCTTTTAAAAGCAAATCCAGGTCTCGTACCGATTTGTTCAGCTCCATGTACAGGCTGTCGTTCACCATCAGCTGGCCAATGGTTCCTTCTCCCTGATTCATTTTAGCAAGTAAACGATTAACCCGTTCCAGCGAGGCTTTTGCTTCGCGGATAGTTCCGGCAATATCTGCCGTAGAAAGAGAATCACTAACCGACCGAAGGTTTGTAATTGTTGCTTTTAAATCGCCCCGGCTGCTGCTCAGCGTACCTGTCAGCGAATCAAGATTGGCCAGCGTACGGGTGACATGAACCCGGCTTTCGCCGATCATCATCTTTAATTCGGCAGAGGAAACATTCAGATTATGTAATGTACCGGCCACATCATGAAAACTTTCTTTCAGGTTTCCCTTGGTTTCTTTCGACAACAATTCCGACATGGCTTTGATCAGGGTATCAGCACTGGACAAAATTCGTTCAGCTCTTGCTTTCATGGGAGCCAGTGCCGAACTCACCTCATCTTTCAGGGTAACTTCCACACTTCCCTTTAAGGTATCGCCACTTTGAACATACTGGTTTGAATTGCCCAGTTTCAGGTCTACCGATTTGGCTCCAAGCAAAGTAGCATTCACAATACGGGCTATCGTATTTTTAGGAATAGGAAAGCGATCTTTAATTAAAAAAGTAACAATCAGATCGCCCGAATGATCCGGAGCAAAATAAATTCGGTTTACCGAACCTACCTGTTTACCATTAATCAATACCGGATTGGCGGTTACCAAACCGTCTATTTTATGATAACGGCTGTACAAAATCATTTGTTTTGAGAATAAATCTTTACCTTTCAGGTAATTATATCCCCAAACAAAAATAACGATTGCTAAAATAAAAGTAGCGCCAATATAAATGAGTGTAATTTTTTTCACGGTTCTGTGCTTTAAAAAGTAACGTTTCAGGCAACGAATTATGATAACAAAAGTATAAAATATTTGCTATTTCTTTTTTAGTTTCTTCGCCTGCGACAAACTGATGCGCCTGTTTTGGGAAAATGCAACCACAAAAGCATCCTTAAAACCTTTTTTTCGCAACGCATATTGATAAGATACGGCCTGTGAAAGGCTGGAAAAATGGCCGGCAGTATATTTATACAAACCATTTTGTTTATAATACGTTACCGATGATATTCCCCTGAATCTTGACGACGAAACCGGCACAGCACGGGATGAAGTATAAAACTGCACCCGATATTCAACCCGGGTACCGGAAGTTCCTTTTCCTGCACTTTGATGTGAAACGGAAGTGGTTGGATGATGAACTGCATTTTCTCTTTCGAATTCGGTTTTATACGCTTTAAAAGCCCGGTAAATCGCATACGCAATTTTTGTCTGTCCTTTTGATGAAGCTAAAAAAGCTTCCTCTTTCGGATTACTCAAAAAACCGGTTTCGATCAAAACACTGGGCATCGTCGTTCGCCACAACACCAAAAAACCCGCCTGAAAAACACCCCGCGCTTTTCTGCCGGCTACCGCACGCATTTGCTGTTCAATTTTATTGGCCAAATCCAAACTCTCTTTCAAATACGGACTTTGAAACAGGCTTAAAGAAATATATGATTCCGGAGAATTATCAAAACCATCATATTCTTTTGGATTATCTTCATACAAAATGGAAGCATTTTCTTTTTGGGCTACTTCCAGATTGGCTTCATTTTTATGCAAACCGAGGACATAGGTTTCAGCTCCATAAGGTCGGGAACTCAGATTGGAATTACAATGAATAGAAATAAAAATATCCGCATGATTTTTATTGGCAATTTCGGCACGTTTGTATAAAGGGATAAAGCGGTCGGTTTTGCGGGTATAAATCACCCGGACATCCGGCATGTAATGATGGATATAATAGCCCAATTTCAAGGCAATGGCCAGGGTAACATTTTTCTCCTTGGTATGTTTTCCGGAAGCACCGGGATCTTTTCCGCCGTGTCCCGCATCAATCACCACAGTAGAAATCTTAACTCCCCGCTGGGCAAAAACAGGACTTCCCGAATAAAAAACCATACTCAGGACAATCCATAAGAAAAGGCCTCGTTTGATAAGACCTTGTTTCAATATAGACCCTATATTTGCAAAAATTGTCATGGACACCATTTATTGTAAACAAAAATAAGAGAAACATTTTGTTCAGGAGAGAAATATCCGGTTATTTATCAACATCCGTTTGGTTTATTTTTCTGCTTTTGTTCATCCCCGCAAGGGCCAAAACAGAAAACCGGCTGGTATTTTCCCCTCTATTTGTCTCTCTTTCGGATACCTTGCAAAAAAATGATTCCATTGCAGACTCCACAAAAGCTAAGAAACCGGTAAATCTTGAATTTGATCTGGTACGCCATGCCCAGGATTCCATTGTACAGGATCTGGCACACAAAAAGGTTTACCTGTACGGAAAAGCCGAAGTAACTTATGGCGATATTGATTTAAAAGCCGGTTATATCCGGGTTGACTTTAACAACAATACCGTATTTGCCAAAGGCATAAAAGATTCCACCGGAAAAATTGTGGAAAAACCTGTTTTTAAACAGGGGAGTGAATCTTTTACTGCCGACAGTATGACGTACAATTTTATCACAAAAAAAGGAATTGTACACGATGTACGAACAGAAGAAGATCAGGGTTTTCTGCATGGCAGCGTAGTAAAACGGATGCCTGACAACTCAATAAACGTAAAAGGAGGTTGGTTTACTACCTGTAACCTGGCACATCCGCACTATGAATTTCGTTTTGGAAAGGCCCGGGTTATTCCTAACAAACTGATTGTTACCGGCCCGGTGTACATGGAAATTGAAGGCGTTCCGGTTCCGCTGGCATTACCTTTTGGTATTTTTCCCAATAACCCGAAACGGCAAAGCGGATTTATTGTTCCTACTTACGGTGAGTCGGCTACAC
The sequence above is drawn from the Candidatus Sulfidibacterium hydrothermale genome and encodes:
- a CDS encoding endonuclease/exonuclease/phosphatase family protein, with protein sequence MKKFFKGLLFVVLFIVILFVGFLVYITLTDYHPAKVVNLMQQANATIEPVDKDTFNLMTWNIGYAGLGAEMDFFYDGGKKVRPPKKMVEKYLKGIEHFVSSHDSIDFWFVQEVDQHSHRSYNINEVKAISKAKKGSHAIFAYNYKCKFVPVPWYDPLGAVKGGLMTFTDYPYDEAVRYAYPLIAPWPQKLFLLDRCFILTRFPLANGKDLVIMNTHNSAYIYDSLLRVKELNILKNKMLEEYSKGNYVIAGGDWNANPPHFKPKGNYDGNRFVPTKVQMSDKTFPPSWKWAYDATAPSNRQNYQPFVKGENGTTTIDYFVLSPNVKLVRVKTIDLNFADSDHNPVYMKVVLKQ
- a CDS encoding histidinol-phosphatase; protein product: MMINYQLHVHSDFSDGRAVPEDYVKKAVLLGFQALGFSEHSPLPFSTPFSLKAEKGDAYVRETARLKELYAGKIKLFRALEFDFVPGFSENFAFWRKKLLLDYAIGSVHLVRPDGDERLWFIDGPERKRYDDGLQQLFGGDIRKAVKTYFSQVNRMIETQPFEIVGHMDKIKMHNAGRFFREDEKWYRNLVTETLQLIKEKDLVVEINTRGKYKKRAQAFFPDGETLRQVKEMKIPVLISSDAHHPDELNLLVDEAANRLLEMGIRSVVFLKDGMWEEVPLI
- a CDS encoding type 1 glutamine amidotransferase, translating into MQLFIFQHAAFEMPGFITDWAQQRKVDVQITRIFDHEAFPPPAKPDGLILLGGPMSIQDTARFPWLTQEKSFLKKWLKTGKPVMGICLGAQLLAELLGAKVYPNAQKEIGWFPVQKNAFSKHPLLNLFPENTLPAFHWHGETFDIPADAVSLFSSEATQNQAFVWNDQVFGLQFHWEVKPENVQLLIENGEEEINQEGIFIQSPEEMLHGLDFFDISRQLLFALLDFIFLSGKNKPVAGSR
- a CDS encoding FG-GAP repeat domain-containing protein, giving the protein MFKKLLFPFLFFLGLQLQAQTFTDIQARLTGVSGSACNWIDYDQDGDLDVMVTGEFYKGSHHFISTEFYRNDRHDHFTRIITPVKNVYRGAFDWADEDLDGDEDLFITGEDVNGRSIALLYLNNKRTSQFIPVNVGIPGLKDGSVQWGDFDGDGDPDLLLTGESANGPVTWIYRNDRHNHFTRIHAGLPGVHFGTAKWADIDQDGDLDVLVTGTLASGKYITAIFVNQNGKFTRLPVNFIPLSLSNAAFADEDLDGDLDFVICGETQDGRFVTKLYKNDGDGNFSLAFPGLIGVRTGSVAWGDFDHDGDPDLLITGEAASGPVSRIFRNDRNDVFTDIHAGLIGLYMSDGHFGDYDNDGDLDVIISGMSSQYGFYTKIYRNDPIRVDTSRKAAVSPSNTGIFTYNTKVPPMAKNIYFYVYASCYCDLYGTGKKDYHVFFGPVKKQTYEYELQRKFNKIIRKEFPFWVQFNQADIIQNGFPTRAQAEKSRSIAIREYKSKGFKIHFLEW
- a CDS encoding OstA-like protein; amino-acid sequence: MYKKNLQQSVHISWRFLLPVLLFWLISTAGFAQRKTRIHILHADHYYYNARFNKNITQLIGHVRLKQDSTLFICDSAYLNDKVRNLDAFGHVHINVNDTLNIYGDRLHYNGKTRIGELFGHVKLEDPKAVLTTEHLVYNRITGIAFYDVGGTIVSDSNVLKSQRGDYDTRNKIFYFKKNVVLTNPDQVTHADTLIYHTITRTAYFKGPTLIQGNHSTVQCVDGWYNTISGMVQMRKRPEIASGEQQLTADSIYYNNHTGFGRAMGSIQVLDTLHSLLIKGRLAEIWNNRGVTFVTDSAVAITYDQQDSMFLHADTLWVYFDRKHHAKKMLAYHSVRFYRTDLQGMCDSLAYAVSDSTIRLYHTPVLWTGKNQLTADSIFIVTHNNQLDSLTMFNTAFIISSDTLDNYNQIKGRNMTGYFHHNQIYKVKVDGNAQSVYWVRGDDKHLIGINKAEASYMVIKVKNNQIKAINYVEQASETMYPEKDLPPEGRILKGFSWMGKWRPRSKYDIFRKQE
- a CDS encoding MlaD family protein gives rise to the protein MKKITLIYIGATFILAIVIFVWGYNYLKGKDLFSKQMILYSRYHKIDGLVTANPVLINGKQVGSVNRIYFAPDHSGDLIVTFLIKDRFPIPKNTIARIVNATLLGAKSVDLKLGNSNQYVQSGDTLKGSVEVTLKDEVSSALAPMKARAERILSSADTLIKAMSELLSKETKGNLKESFHDVAGTLHNLNVSSAELKMMIGESRVHVTRTLANLDSLTGTLSSSRGDLKATITNLRSVSDSLSTADIAGTIREAKASLERVNRLLAKMNQGEGTIGQLMVNDSLYMELNKSVRDLDLLLKDMKENPHRYLKFSVF
- a CDS encoding N-acetylmuramoyl-L-alanine amidase family protein encodes the protein MTIFANIGSILKQGLIKRGLFLWIVLSMVFYSGSPVFAQRGVKISTVVIDAGHGGKDPGASGKHTKEKNVTLAIALKLGYYIHHYMPDVRVIYTRKTDRFIPLYKRAEIANKNHADIFISIHCNSNLSSRPYGAETYVLGLHKNEANLEVAQKENASILYEDNPKEYDGFDNSPESYISLSLFQSPYLKESLDLANKIEQQMRAVAGRKARGVFQAGFLVLWRTTMPSVLIETGFLSNPKEEAFLASSKGQTKIAYAIYRAFKAYKTEFERENAVHHPTTSVSHQSAGKGTSGTRVEYRVQFYTSSRAVPVSSSRFRGISSVTYYKQNGLYKYTAGHFSSLSQAVSYQYALRKKGFKDAFVVAFSQNRRISLSQAKKLKKK